A genomic segment from Chitinophaga flava encodes:
- a CDS encoding alpha/beta hydrolase has translation MNAFYWSFRHTRFHGINWIPEEFSRVMIIIHGIGEDISRYAPVARFFNQEGYAVVGLDHYGHGKSDGKRGATPGFDYILDYEAAFLAHIKELYHKPVVMYGHSMGGGVLTGFLLRRSPDILAAVISAPALIVAKRPGALLRGLLKMLNRVVPHIRLSQGLDITKISHDIEEVEKFRHNPLRHDKISIRLANDMIQNGLWCLEHADTLKTRSLLIHGADDAFTAVEGSRLFADKAPASMLTYREWPGDYHELHNEFNRKEVLNFIAGWLSAVR, from the coding sequence ATGAACGCATTTTACTGGTCATTCCGCCATACTCGTTTTCACGGGATCAACTGGATTCCGGAAGAGTTCAGCCGTGTGATGATCATTATTCATGGTATTGGGGAAGATATCAGCCGTTATGCGCCGGTAGCGCGGTTCTTCAATCAGGAAGGATATGCGGTGGTAGGGCTTGATCATTACGGGCATGGTAAAAGTGATGGTAAAAGAGGTGCTACGCCCGGGTTTGATTATATATTAGACTATGAAGCCGCTTTCCTGGCGCATATAAAGGAACTATACCATAAACCGGTGGTGATGTATGGCCATAGTATGGGTGGTGGAGTGCTGACCGGTTTCCTGCTCAGAAGATCCCCGGATATCCTGGCTGCTGTTATCTCCGCTCCGGCACTGATTGTGGCCAAACGCCCGGGTGCCTTGCTCCGTGGCCTGCTGAAGATGCTGAACCGCGTGGTGCCCCATATCCGCCTCAGCCAGGGCCTGGATATCACCAAAATCTCCCATGATATAGAAGAAGTGGAAAAGTTCCGTCATAACCCACTTCGCCACGATAAAATAAGTATACGGCTGGCGAATGATATGATTCAGAATGGCCTGTGGTGCCTGGAACACGCCGATACCCTGAAAACCCGGTCCCTGCTTATTCACGGTGCCGATGACGCCTTCACTGCGGTGGAAGGCTCCCGCCTCTTTGCCGACAAAGCCCCTGCTTCTATGCTGACTTACCGGGAATGGCCCGGCGACTATCATGAGCTGCACAACGAATTTAACCGCAAGGAAGTGCTGAATTTTATTGCCGGCTGGCTCAGTGCGGTGCGTTGA
- a CDS encoding TldD/PmbA family protein has product MPILSKEAAQALLKKVLAHSKADECEVLLFGGESSNVRYARNAVSTSGASSKSMLVVSSAFGKKLGTATINEYDDASLEKVVKRAEELARLAPENPEYMSVLGPQQYATASATYNKETAAIDPAYRAEAVAQSLSITKQNHLVAAGYLENNVGFSAMMNSKGLFAYYNSTDVNLSITVRTEDGTGSGYAAKAYNDVTKLDIKKESSAAAMKAVGSKGAKALEPGKYTVILEPAASIVLLENLIFGMDARSAEEGRSFLSKAGGKTKLGDKLMDDSVTIYSDPWHPDMPTSYYNFDGRPQEKITWIEKGVVKNMYYSRYWAQKDNVKAVPSPDAFIMEGGTDSLEDLIKSTEKGILVTRLWYIRSVDPQTLLFTGLTRDGTFYIENGVIKHPVKNFRFNESPVIMLNNVEALGKPERAVSGESGASAILPPMKLRDFTFTSLSDAI; this is encoded by the coding sequence ATGCCGATACTCAGTAAAGAAGCAGCGCAGGCATTATTGAAAAAAGTGCTTGCCCACTCAAAAGCAGATGAATGTGAGGTACTCCTCTTTGGTGGCGAATCCAGTAACGTGCGTTATGCGCGTAACGCGGTATCTACCAGTGGCGCCAGCAGCAAAAGTATGCTGGTGGTATCCTCTGCTTTTGGTAAAAAACTGGGAACAGCTACCATCAACGAATATGATGATGCTTCCCTGGAGAAGGTCGTAAAAAGAGCAGAAGAACTGGCCCGCCTGGCGCCGGAGAACCCGGAATATATGTCTGTTCTGGGCCCGCAGCAATATGCCACTGCATCTGCTACCTACAATAAAGAAACAGCTGCCATAGACCCGGCCTACCGCGCAGAAGCGGTAGCACAAAGCCTCTCTATTACCAAACAAAACCACCTCGTGGCGGCAGGTTACCTGGAAAACAATGTCGGCTTCTCCGCAATGATGAATTCCAAAGGACTTTTCGCTTACTATAATTCTACAGACGTCAACCTCAGCATCACTGTCCGAACAGAAGACGGTACGGGCTCTGGCTACGCGGCTAAAGCATATAACGACGTCACCAAACTGGATATTAAAAAAGAATCCAGCGCAGCGGCCATGAAAGCCGTCGGTTCTAAAGGCGCCAAGGCACTGGAACCCGGCAAATACACGGTGATTCTGGAACCTGCCGCTTCCATCGTGCTGCTGGAAAACCTCATCTTTGGTATGGACGCCCGCAGTGCGGAAGAAGGCAGAAGCTTCCTCAGCAAGGCTGGCGGCAAAACCAAGCTGGGAGACAAACTCATGGATGACAGTGTCACTATCTATTCCGATCCCTGGCATCCTGATATGCCTACTTCCTATTACAACTTTGATGGAAGACCACAGGAGAAAATCACCTGGATCGAAAAAGGGGTGGTCAAAAACATGTACTATTCCCGCTATTGGGCACAGAAGGATAATGTAAAGGCCGTCCCTTCTCCGGATGCCTTTATCATGGAAGGTGGTACTGATTCGCTGGAAGATCTGATCAAAAGCACAGAGAAAGGTATCCTCGTAACACGCCTCTGGTATATCCGCTCGGTAGACCCTCAAACATTGTTGTTTACCGGGCTTACCCGTGACGGAACTTTCTATATCGAAAACGGCGTGATCAAACATCCGGTGAAGAACTTCCGTTTCAATGAAAGCCCGGTGATCATGTTGAATAATGTGGAAGCGCTGGGTAAGCCTGAAAGGGCAGTGAGTGGTGAAAGTGGTGCCAGTGCTATATTGCCGCCGATGAAGCTGCGGGACTTTACCTTCACTTCTTTGTCAGACGCGATCTAA